In a genomic window of Lepisosteus oculatus isolate fLepOcu1 chromosome 3, fLepOcu1.hap2, whole genome shotgun sequence:
- the nccrp1 gene encoding F-box only protein 50, with the protein MSDWRGKCKSEWKLRERKVPAPDTVDWKAVYEKKPFGRNLLKNPAPGGLSHTTPPPEHELPGMFGAEPPRSAPEGDFTGWTTSTEVLPYDTSGIPEGAAVCALPQYSWFSLEQHVDLKQEGLWDEVLDVYQPDICIKDWYEESRVHEFIYQLRVRLLGADGRTVLQEHAFAPKEDMRRDSRDWKKVSHVFRSYGPGVRHVHFLHRLKNMNMVAFRATRATDSAVVVKLRG; encoded by the exons ATGTCGGACTGGAGGGGCAAATGCAAGAGCGAGTGGAAGCTGAGGGAGAGGAAAGTCCCGGCTCCCGACACGGTGGACTGGAAGGCGGTGTACGAGAAGAAGCCGTTTGGACGGAACCTGCTGAAGAACCCGGCGCCGGGAG GCCTGTCTCACACCACCCCCCCTCCGGAGCACGAGCTGCCTGGCATGTTCGGCGCCGAGCCGCCCCGTTCTGCCCCAGAAG GTGACTTCACCGGCTGGACCACCAGCACGGAGGTGCTGCCCTACGACACCAGCGGGATCCCGGAGGGCGCGGCCGTCTGCGCGCTACCCCAGTACag ctGGTTCTCTCTGGAGCAGCATGTGGACCTGAAGCAGGAGGGGCTGTGGGACGAGGTGCTGGATGTCTACCAGCCTGACATCTGCATCAAGGACTG GTACGAGGAGAGCCGGGTTCACGAGTTTATCTACCAGCTGCGGGTGCGGCTGCTGGGGGCGGACGGGCGCACAGTCCTGCAGGAGCACGCCTTCGCCCCCAAAGAGGACATGCGGCGCGACTCCCGCGACTGGAAGAAG GTGTCCCACGTGTTCAGGAGCTACGGGCCGGGCGTGCGGCACGTCCACTTCCTGCACAGGCTGAAGAACATGAACATGGTGGCGTTCAGGGCCACCCGGGCCACCGACAGCGCCGTGGTGGTGAAGCTCAGAGGATGA
- the hif1al gene encoding hypoxia inducible factor 1 subunit alpha, like isoform X1 — METESEGTRPSSELRKVRSRDAARSRRSQETEVFYQLAHTLPLPRRVTSHLDKAAIMRITLSYMRMSRLFQAGGLKTDQGEEEEEEEEMDGYLTRALGGFVMVLAPEGDMVYLSESVSKHIGITQLDLLGQSVFDFVHPCDQEELRDALTPRAGFSKKQNQDVPTERSFFIRMKSTLTSRGRTVNIKSASYKVLHCTGHIHTYKSSGAQEPPADCPALPPQPLTFLTLLCEPIPHPSNVEFPLDSSTFLSRHSLDLKFTHCDGRVTELVGYKPEDLIGRSAYEYHHALDSDHLTKSLHTLLSKGQVTTSHYRFLAKNGGFVWAETQATVIYNGKTSQPEGVVCLNFILSGVEQPDVVFSVEQTERLLQPKPEPEDEGVAADTSACLFLKLKESPEELTQLAPASGGAVVPLSEPGELKDLSFCRPPSPHGVPESPRDLCTPELRQLLSPIFDGPPSRETCSSPSSSSGDESPMDMDSVEKFFAVRKDDDNKPTAAKEGYEALDLDMLAPYISMDDDFQLTFLAQLPESEPPTLEPAAPGARKRTLKMDEDLPLKESSPDKRKRQEEVLLHDVLLGSLVDGDSTDELEQLRLAKSLLNTDDPLVGGERGLCNSAALMSDLLSRPPDPLTHELEAGPISPLT, encoded by the exons ATGGAGACGGAATCGGAAGGCACGAG GCCGAGCTCGGAGCTCCGGAAGGTGCGCTCGCGGGACGCGGCCCGTTCGCGCCGCAGCCAGGAGACGGAGGTGTTCTACCAGCTGGCGCacaccctgcccctgccccgccGCGTCACCTCGCACCTGGACAAGGCGGCCATCATGAGGATCACCCTCAGCTACATGCGCATGAGCCGGCTCTTCCAAGCAG GCGGGTTGAAGACAGaccagggggaggaggaggaggaggaggaggagatggaTGGATACCTAACGCGAGCACTGGGGGGGTTCGTCATGGTGCTGGCCCCCGAGGGAGACATGGTCTACCTGTCGGAGAGCGTCAGCAAGCACATCGGGATCACACAG CTGGACTTGCTGGGGCAGAGCGTGTTTGACTTTGTCCATCCCTGCGACCAGGAGGAACTGCGGGATGCCCTAACGCCCAGAGCAG GTTTCTCCAAGAAGCAGAATCAAGATGTGCCGACAGAGAGGAGCTTCTTCATTAGGATGAAGAGCACACTGACAAGCAGGGGCCGGACCGTCAACATCAAATCGGCCTCTTATAAG GTGCTGCACTGCACCGGCCACATTCACACCTACAAGAGCTCCGGGGCGCAGGAGCCCCCCGCCGACTGCCCTGCGCTGCCCCCCCAGCCCCTCACCTTCCTCACACTGCTGTGTGAGCCCATCCCACACCCCTCCAACGTGGAGTTCCCTCTGGACAGCAGCACTTTCCTCAGCCGGCACAGCCTGGACCTCAAGTTCACCCACTGCGACGGCAG GGTGACTGAGCTTGTGGGCTACAAGCCTGAGGATCTGATCGGTCGCTCTGCCTACGAGTATCACCACGCCCTGGACTCAGATCACCTGACCAAGAGCCTTCACACCT TGCTATCAAAGGGCCAGGTGACCACCAGTCACTACCGCTTCCTTGCCAAGAACGGGGGCTTTGTGTGGGCCGAGACCCAGGCCACCGTCATCTACAACGGCAAGACCTCCCAGCCGGAGGGAGTGGTATGCCTCAACTTCATCCTCAG TGGGGTGGAGCAGCCCGACGTGGTGTTCTCCGTGGAGCAGACGGAGCGCCTCCTGCAACCCAAGCCCGAGCCGGAGGACGAGGGGGTGGCCGCGGACACCAGCGCCTGCCTCTTCCTGAAGCTGAAGGAGAGCCCGGAGGAGCTGACCCAGCTGGCCCCCGCCTCTGGGGGCGCTGTCGTCCCCCTGTCAG AGCCGGGGGAGCTGAAGGACCTGTCGTTCTGCCGGCCCCCCAGCCCGCACGGCGTCCCCGAGTCCCCGCGGGACCTCTGCACCCCGGAGCTGCGGCAGCTGCTGTCTCCCATCTTCGACGGGCCCCCCTCCCGGGAGACCTGCTCCTCCCCCTCCTCG AGTTCTGGAGATGAGTCGCCGATGGACATGGACTCGGTGGAGAAGTTTTTTGCTGTCCGTAAGGACGATGACAACAAACCCACCGCTGCCAAAGAG GGGTATGAGGCCCTCGATCTGGACATGCTGGCCCCTTACATCTCCATGGATGACGACTTCCAGCTGACCTTCCTGGCCCAGCTCCCAGAGTCTGAGCCCCCCACCCTGGAGCCAGCTGCCCCTGGTGCCAGGAAACG AACCTTGAAGATGGATGAAGACTTGCCTTTGAAGGAGTCGTCCCCAGACAAAAGGAAGAGACAGGAAGAGGTGCTCCTGCATGACGTCCTGCTG GGCTCTCTTGTGGACGGAGACAGCACTGACGAGCTGGAGCAGCTCAGGCTCGCCAAGAGCCTCCTGAATACCGATGACCCGCTAgtaggaggggagagggggctGTGCAACTCGGCAG ccctgatgaGCGACTTACTGTCCCGCCCGCCAGACCCTTTGACTCACGAACTGGAGGCGGGgcccatttcacctctgacctgA
- the hif1al gene encoding hypoxia inducible factor 1 subunit alpha, like isoform X2: MPSSELRKVRSRDAARSRRSQETEVFYQLAHTLPLPRRVTSHLDKAAIMRITLSYMRMSRLFQAGGLKTDQGEEEEEEEEMDGYLTRALGGFVMVLAPEGDMVYLSESVSKHIGITQLDLLGQSVFDFVHPCDQEELRDALTPRAGFSKKQNQDVPTERSFFIRMKSTLTSRGRTVNIKSASYKVLHCTGHIHTYKSSGAQEPPADCPALPPQPLTFLTLLCEPIPHPSNVEFPLDSSTFLSRHSLDLKFTHCDGRVTELVGYKPEDLIGRSAYEYHHALDSDHLTKSLHTLLSKGQVTTSHYRFLAKNGGFVWAETQATVIYNGKTSQPEGVVCLNFILSGVEQPDVVFSVEQTERLLQPKPEPEDEGVAADTSACLFLKLKESPEELTQLAPASGGAVVPLSEPGELKDLSFCRPPSPHGVPESPRDLCTPELRQLLSPIFDGPPSRETCSSPSSSSGDESPMDMDSVEKFFAVRKDDDNKPTAAKEGYEALDLDMLAPYISMDDDFQLTFLAQLPESEPPTLEPAAPGARKRTLKMDEDLPLKESSPDKRKRQEEVLLHDVLLGSLVDGDSTDELEQLRLAKSLLNTDDPLVGGERGLCNSAALMSDLLSRPPDPLTHELEAGPISPLT, encoded by the exons AT GCCGAGCTCGGAGCTCCGGAAGGTGCGCTCGCGGGACGCGGCCCGTTCGCGCCGCAGCCAGGAGACGGAGGTGTTCTACCAGCTGGCGCacaccctgcccctgccccgccGCGTCACCTCGCACCTGGACAAGGCGGCCATCATGAGGATCACCCTCAGCTACATGCGCATGAGCCGGCTCTTCCAAGCAG GCGGGTTGAAGACAGaccagggggaggaggaggaggaggaggaggagatggaTGGATACCTAACGCGAGCACTGGGGGGGTTCGTCATGGTGCTGGCCCCCGAGGGAGACATGGTCTACCTGTCGGAGAGCGTCAGCAAGCACATCGGGATCACACAG CTGGACTTGCTGGGGCAGAGCGTGTTTGACTTTGTCCATCCCTGCGACCAGGAGGAACTGCGGGATGCCCTAACGCCCAGAGCAG GTTTCTCCAAGAAGCAGAATCAAGATGTGCCGACAGAGAGGAGCTTCTTCATTAGGATGAAGAGCACACTGACAAGCAGGGGCCGGACCGTCAACATCAAATCGGCCTCTTATAAG GTGCTGCACTGCACCGGCCACATTCACACCTACAAGAGCTCCGGGGCGCAGGAGCCCCCCGCCGACTGCCCTGCGCTGCCCCCCCAGCCCCTCACCTTCCTCACACTGCTGTGTGAGCCCATCCCACACCCCTCCAACGTGGAGTTCCCTCTGGACAGCAGCACTTTCCTCAGCCGGCACAGCCTGGACCTCAAGTTCACCCACTGCGACGGCAG GGTGACTGAGCTTGTGGGCTACAAGCCTGAGGATCTGATCGGTCGCTCTGCCTACGAGTATCACCACGCCCTGGACTCAGATCACCTGACCAAGAGCCTTCACACCT TGCTATCAAAGGGCCAGGTGACCACCAGTCACTACCGCTTCCTTGCCAAGAACGGGGGCTTTGTGTGGGCCGAGACCCAGGCCACCGTCATCTACAACGGCAAGACCTCCCAGCCGGAGGGAGTGGTATGCCTCAACTTCATCCTCAG TGGGGTGGAGCAGCCCGACGTGGTGTTCTCCGTGGAGCAGACGGAGCGCCTCCTGCAACCCAAGCCCGAGCCGGAGGACGAGGGGGTGGCCGCGGACACCAGCGCCTGCCTCTTCCTGAAGCTGAAGGAGAGCCCGGAGGAGCTGACCCAGCTGGCCCCCGCCTCTGGGGGCGCTGTCGTCCCCCTGTCAG AGCCGGGGGAGCTGAAGGACCTGTCGTTCTGCCGGCCCCCCAGCCCGCACGGCGTCCCCGAGTCCCCGCGGGACCTCTGCACCCCGGAGCTGCGGCAGCTGCTGTCTCCCATCTTCGACGGGCCCCCCTCCCGGGAGACCTGCTCCTCCCCCTCCTCG AGTTCTGGAGATGAGTCGCCGATGGACATGGACTCGGTGGAGAAGTTTTTTGCTGTCCGTAAGGACGATGACAACAAACCCACCGCTGCCAAAGAG GGGTATGAGGCCCTCGATCTGGACATGCTGGCCCCTTACATCTCCATGGATGACGACTTCCAGCTGACCTTCCTGGCCCAGCTCCCAGAGTCTGAGCCCCCCACCCTGGAGCCAGCTGCCCCTGGTGCCAGGAAACG AACCTTGAAGATGGATGAAGACTTGCCTTTGAAGGAGTCGTCCCCAGACAAAAGGAAGAGACAGGAAGAGGTGCTCCTGCATGACGTCCTGCTG GGCTCTCTTGTGGACGGAGACAGCACTGACGAGCTGGAGCAGCTCAGGCTCGCCAAGAGCCTCCTGAATACCGATGACCCGCTAgtaggaggggagagggggctGTGCAACTCGGCAG ccctgatgaGCGACTTACTGTCCCGCCCGCCAGACCCTTTGACTCACGAACTGGAGGCGGGgcccatttcacctctgacctgA
- the hif1al gene encoding hypoxia inducible factor 1 subunit alpha, like isoform X3 — protein METESEGTRPSSELRKVRSRDAARSRRSQETEVFYQLAHTLPLPRRVTSHLDKAAIMRITLSYMRMSRLFQAGGLKTDQGEEEEEEEEMDGYLTRALGGFVMVLAPEGDMVYLSESVSKHIGITQLDLLGQSVFDFVHPCDQEELRDALTPRAGFSKKQNQDVPTERSFFIRMKSTLTSRGRTVNIKSASYKVLHCTGHIHTYKSSGAQEPLTFLTLLCEPIPHPSNVEFPLDSSTFLSRHSLDLKFTHCDGRVTELVGYKPEDLIGRSAYEYHHALDSDHLTKSLHTLLSKGQVTTSHYRFLAKNGGFVWAETQATVIYNGKTSQPEGVVCLNFILSGVEQPDVVFSVEQTERLLQPKPEPEDEGVAADTSACLFLKLKESPEELTQLAPASGGAVVPLSEPGELKDLSFCRPPSPHGVPESPRDLCTPELRQLLSPIFDGPPSRETCSSPSSSSGDESPMDMDSVEKFFAVRKDDDNKPTAAKEGYEALDLDMLAPYISMDDDFQLTFLAQLPESEPPTLEPAAPGARKRTLKMDEDLPLKESSPDKRKRQEEVLLHDVLLGSLVDGDSTDELEQLRLAKSLLNTDDPLVGGERGLCNSAALMSDLLSRPPDPLTHELEAGPISPLT, from the exons ATGGAGACGGAATCGGAAGGCACGAG GCCGAGCTCGGAGCTCCGGAAGGTGCGCTCGCGGGACGCGGCCCGTTCGCGCCGCAGCCAGGAGACGGAGGTGTTCTACCAGCTGGCGCacaccctgcccctgccccgccGCGTCACCTCGCACCTGGACAAGGCGGCCATCATGAGGATCACCCTCAGCTACATGCGCATGAGCCGGCTCTTCCAAGCAG GCGGGTTGAAGACAGaccagggggaggaggaggaggaggaggaggagatggaTGGATACCTAACGCGAGCACTGGGGGGGTTCGTCATGGTGCTGGCCCCCGAGGGAGACATGGTCTACCTGTCGGAGAGCGTCAGCAAGCACATCGGGATCACACAG CTGGACTTGCTGGGGCAGAGCGTGTTTGACTTTGTCCATCCCTGCGACCAGGAGGAACTGCGGGATGCCCTAACGCCCAGAGCAG GTTTCTCCAAGAAGCAGAATCAAGATGTGCCGACAGAGAGGAGCTTCTTCATTAGGATGAAGAGCACACTGACAAGCAGGGGCCGGACCGTCAACATCAAATCGGCCTCTTATAAG GTGCTGCACTGCACCGGCCACATTCACACCTACAAGAGCTCCGGGGCGCAGGAGCCCC TCACCTTCCTCACACTGCTGTGTGAGCCCATCCCACACCCCTCCAACGTGGAGTTCCCTCTGGACAGCAGCACTTTCCTCAGCCGGCACAGCCTGGACCTCAAGTTCACCCACTGCGACGGCAG GGTGACTGAGCTTGTGGGCTACAAGCCTGAGGATCTGATCGGTCGCTCTGCCTACGAGTATCACCACGCCCTGGACTCAGATCACCTGACCAAGAGCCTTCACACCT TGCTATCAAAGGGCCAGGTGACCACCAGTCACTACCGCTTCCTTGCCAAGAACGGGGGCTTTGTGTGGGCCGAGACCCAGGCCACCGTCATCTACAACGGCAAGACCTCCCAGCCGGAGGGAGTGGTATGCCTCAACTTCATCCTCAG TGGGGTGGAGCAGCCCGACGTGGTGTTCTCCGTGGAGCAGACGGAGCGCCTCCTGCAACCCAAGCCCGAGCCGGAGGACGAGGGGGTGGCCGCGGACACCAGCGCCTGCCTCTTCCTGAAGCTGAAGGAGAGCCCGGAGGAGCTGACCCAGCTGGCCCCCGCCTCTGGGGGCGCTGTCGTCCCCCTGTCAG AGCCGGGGGAGCTGAAGGACCTGTCGTTCTGCCGGCCCCCCAGCCCGCACGGCGTCCCCGAGTCCCCGCGGGACCTCTGCACCCCGGAGCTGCGGCAGCTGCTGTCTCCCATCTTCGACGGGCCCCCCTCCCGGGAGACCTGCTCCTCCCCCTCCTCG AGTTCTGGAGATGAGTCGCCGATGGACATGGACTCGGTGGAGAAGTTTTTTGCTGTCCGTAAGGACGATGACAACAAACCCACCGCTGCCAAAGAG GGGTATGAGGCCCTCGATCTGGACATGCTGGCCCCTTACATCTCCATGGATGACGACTTCCAGCTGACCTTCCTGGCCCAGCTCCCAGAGTCTGAGCCCCCCACCCTGGAGCCAGCTGCCCCTGGTGCCAGGAAACG AACCTTGAAGATGGATGAAGACTTGCCTTTGAAGGAGTCGTCCCCAGACAAAAGGAAGAGACAGGAAGAGGTGCTCCTGCATGACGTCCTGCTG GGCTCTCTTGTGGACGGAGACAGCACTGACGAGCTGGAGCAGCTCAGGCTCGCCAAGAGCCTCCTGAATACCGATGACCCGCTAgtaggaggggagagggggctGTGCAACTCGGCAG ccctgatgaGCGACTTACTGTCCCGCCCGCCAGACCCTTTGACTCACGAACTGGAGGCGGGgcccatttcacctctgacctgA